The stretch of DNA GCAACCAAGAATGGAGTAACTATGTTGACGAAGGAAACAAAAAAATTAATGAAACGATAGATAAAAAGAATAAGAAGTAAGAATTATTTCATTTATAAAAGGTTGCGCATGTGAAAGGAGCGCGTTAAATATGCGAAATATTCAATCTAATAAACCGAGATGCTATTTTTTTATTATTCTATGCTTTCTCCTTTTAACTGGATGTTCCGAACAGGCAAAACCATCATCGAATGAAAAGGACGAAACAAAGGTAAAAAAGGAAATCGTTAATAAGGACAAAGAGGAGGAAAAAGCAGACGAAGAAATTCCAAAAGCACCAAGAGATCTGGAGGGAATGATCGCCCAAGGACCTGGAAAGCTTGTTGAAAAGCATATGGATCCGGAGTTAGAGATTCTTGATGGTTGGGATTATTTTAAATACAGTAAATTTATTGATGAGAAGTTTACTCCGATTGTAAATGAAGAGCTCCAGGCTTATTTTGAGAAAAATAAAGATTTAACGAGTGATCAAGTCTATGATTATCTTGTATACCAGCTTGCCTCAGGACAGTACAAGTCGAATTATGAGAAATTAATTTCATACGAGCATGGCTATGTCATGCCTGAACTTCCAGACGGGGAGGATGAAATTGAATTAGCAAAGAAACAGAAAACAAATGTGGTCATTTTAATGGATGCGAGCGGAAGTATGAAAGCAAATGTCCCTGGTGGAGTGAAAATGGACCTTGCAAAAGAGACGATAAAACAGTTTACAGACCAGCTTGAGGAGGACGTAAATGTTTCACTCTTTGCCTATGGCCATATAGGATCAGGGAAGGATTCGGATAAAGAAAAGTCATGTCAATCAATTGAATCCCTATATCCATTAGGCTCTTATGAAGGAAATAAGTTCAATGAAGCAATGAATTCTTTTCAGGCTAGTGGCTGGACACCTTTAGCAGGAGCAATTGAAAAAGCAAATGAACTTCTATCTAACTATCCTCATGAAGAATACAAGAATATCGTTTATATCGTAAGTGATGGAATCGAAACCTGTGGCGGCAATCCTGTAGAAGCGGCTAAAAAGCTAAATGAAAGTAAAATTGAAGCGAAGGTAAATATTATTGGTTTTGATGTGGATGATGTGGGTCAAAAACAGCTAAAGCAAGTAGCGGAGGCTGGTGGAGGAGATTATGCTACAGTTCGTGATAGGTCGGAATTCGAGGATGTGATCCTGAAAAAGTGGAAGCCGAGTATTATGCAGGTTTTCAGCCAGCAAGGAATTTTGCTCAATGAATATGTGGATCAACAAAAAAGACTAATTGATATTCATAGTCCTCTTTATAATGCTTCTGAGCGAGAAGCCAGTCGAATTATAATGGCTACTTTTTATTTACAGAATAAAGAGCTTGTCAGTCGTGAAATAGGATCAGCAGTTAGAGAAAAGGCAGAGGAAATGCGTGATCTGCGTAATGATCACTTCAAGGCAATTAAAGAGGAAAAGGAATTGGAAGCAAAACAGGCTTCTGAC from Cytobacillus dafuensis encodes:
- a CDS encoding vWA domain-containing protein, with the protein product MRNIQSNKPRCYFFIILCFLLLTGCSEQAKPSSNEKDETKVKKEIVNKDKEEEKADEEIPKAPRDLEGMIAQGPGKLVEKHMDPELEILDGWDYFKYSKFIDEKFTPIVNEELQAYFEKNKDLTSDQVYDYLVYQLASGQYKSNYEKLISYEHGYVMPELPDGEDEIELAKKQKTNVVILMDASGSMKANVPGGVKMDLAKETIKQFTDQLEEDVNVSLFAYGHIGSGKDSDKEKSCQSIESLYPLGSYEGNKFNEAMNSFQASGWTPLAGAIEKANELLSNYPHEEYKNIVYIVSDGIETCGGNPVEAAKKLNESKIEAKVNIIGFDVDDVGQKQLKQVAEAGGGDYATVRDRSEFEDVILKKWKPSIMQVFSQQGILLNEYVDQQKRLIDIHSPLYNASEREASRIIMATFYLQNKELVSREIGSAVREKAEEMRDLRNDHFKAIKEEKELEAKQASDEIDAKVEAWKDKWLKELENE